The following coding sequences lie in one Musa acuminata AAA Group cultivar baxijiao chromosome BXJ3-1, Cavendish_Baxijiao_AAA, whole genome shotgun sequence genomic window:
- the LOC135628396 gene encoding galactomannan galactosyltransferase 1-like, with product MQTEDETPLRKKSFLLSSVTLLVAERLLLFFFGAGVALLFSVSALSSSLCTDLPNPIPTPLPTIIHHRPPLVPSIPRRPLPVATTAPRPPLSTVSHRRDSRKDHDRRRSTRATFYDDPSLSYTIDRPITNWDSKRREWLRLNPSLATPDRVVMVTGSPPGRCPNPGGDHLLLRFYKNKADYCRLHGYDLFYNTALLHPEMPGCWAKIPLVRAAMVAHPESEWVWWVDQDAAFTDMEFRPPLHRYRAHHFVVPGWPYMVYTARDWVGLNAGVFLLRNSQWGLDFLDAWASMGPQTPHHGKWGRILDAEIRGKLTSFADDQSALVHLLAKEQRRWRDKVHLESAYDLHGYWEPIVGRLEDVAAAYAEMERRDAVLRRRHAEKEAGSYGETRSRYLDAAAGGGGEKGSGKRWPRKRRSFVTHFTGCQPCGGDHNPAYTWQGCVDGMARALNFADDQVLRAYGFGHTNLNDSASIRSLPFGYPASSRGGR from the coding sequence ATGCAAACAGAGGACGAGACTCCCCTTCGAAAGAAGTCCTTCCTACTTTCATCCGTCACCTTGCTCGTCGCTGAGCGCCTTCTCTTATTCTTCTTCGGCGCCGGCGTCGCTCTCCTCTTCTCCGTCTCcgccctctcctcctccctctgcaCCGACCTGCCGAACCCCATCCCCACCCCCCTCCCTACCATCATCCATCATCGGCCTCCTCTCGTGCCTAGTATCCCTCGTCGGCCTCTTCCTGTGGCCACCACCGCTCCGAGGCCTCCTCTCTCCACCGTCAGCCACCGCCGCGACTCCCGGAAGGACCACGATCGGCGGCGTTCCACACGCGCCACCTTCTATGACGACCCCTCCCTGTCCTACACCATCGACCGCCCCATCACCAACTGGGACTCCAAGCGCCGCGAATGGCTCCGCCTCAACCCGTCGCTGGCCACCCCGGACCGGGTCGTCATGGTGACCGGATCGCCGCCGGGGCGGTGCCCCAACCCGGGAGGTGACCACCTGCTCCTCCGTTTCTATAAGAACAAGGCCGACTACTGCCGCCTCCACGGCTACGATCTGTTCTACAACACCGCCCTCCTCCACCCAGAGATGCCCGGGTGCTGGGCCAAGATCCCGTTGGTTCGCGCCGCCATGGTGGCTCACCCGGAGTCGGAATGGGTGTGGTGGGTGGACCAGGACGCGGCCTTCACCGACATGGAGTTCCGTCCCCCGCTCCACCGCTACCGGGCGCACCACTTCGTGGTTCCCGGTTGGCCGTACATGGTGTACACCGCCCGCGACTGGGTGGGCCTCAACGCCGGTGTCTTCCTCCTCCGAAACTCCCAGTGGGGCCTCGACTTTCTCGACGCCTGGGCCAGCATGGGTCCCCAGACCCCACACCATGGCAAGTGGGGCCGGATCCTCGACGCGGAGATCCGCGGCAAGCTCACATCCTTCGCCGACGACCAGTCCGCTCTCGTCCACCTCCTGGCCAAGGAGCAGCGCCGCTGGCGCGATAAGGTGCACCTGGAGAGCGCGTACGACCTGCACGGGTACTGGGAGCCCATCGTGGGGCGCCTGGAGGACGTAGCGGCGGCGTACGCCGAGATGGAGCGGCGGGACGCCGTGCTCCGGCGGAGGCACGCCGAGAAGGAGGCCGGGAGCTACGGGGAGACGAGGAGCCGTTACCTCGACGCGGCCGCCGGCGGCGGGGGGGAGAAGGGGAGTGGCAAGCGGTGGCCGAGGAAGCGGCGGTCCTTCGTGACGCACTTCACGGGTTGCCAGCCCTGCGGCGGCGACCACAACCCGGCGTACACTTGGCAGGGGTGCGTGGACGGCATGGCGCGCGCGCTCAACTTCGCCGACGACCAGGTCCTGCGGGCGTACGGCTTCGGCCACACGAATCTCAACGACTCGGCGTCCATCCGTTCGCTGCCGTTCGGTTACCCAGCCTCCTCGCGCGGTGGCCGGTGA